A single region of the Triticum dicoccoides isolate Atlit2015 ecotype Zavitan chromosome 2B, WEW_v2.0, whole genome shotgun sequence genome encodes:
- the LOC119365307 gene encoding uncharacterized protein LOC119365307: protein MVVHVVYRRRENSWRGADSSVRFLGAAMSSNPPSKHQVRLAGRGGIGHAPTYPTGARNGGLSLRATSPPPPTVSIASVAGWDSIKLRLDGDEGLKEFLAVGDKAVGVDEEAAVYASEWPAGGDEVTFDAPPTDEEVHAAVASIQQVFENPSGVESDALELQALALPVAGLSSSGMFVNYFAADSDASEKQTIQIANLGNSPSNIGLDDCTEPGTLALNSTALMTREHQNVLDAFQLLKEDASVQKMVMALSTDKAVWDAVMNNEVVQEFKKSFQDAKETDNKGSSSAPPGMMQWVLENTQAKIKEFLEKILQLVHTLFQAQSMDYDFSDDVVRMSFMLSVFVFIVVTIARIK from the exons ATGGTGGTCCACGTCGTGTACAGGAGGCGGGAGAACAGCTGGAGGGGAGCCGACTCGTCCGTCAGGTTCCTCGGCGCCGCCATGAGCAGCAACCCGCCGAGCAAGCACCAGGTCCGCCTCGCCGGCCGCGGCGGCATCGGCCACGCCCCCACCTACCCCACCGGCGCGCGCAACGGAGGCCTCTCTCtgcgcgccacctcgccgccgccgccgaccgtctCCATCGCCTCCGTCGCTGGCTGGGATTCAATCAAGCTGCGTCTCGACGGCGACGAGGGGCTGAAGGAATTCTTGGCCGTCGGGGATAAGGCCGTGGGGGTAGATGAGGAGGCAGCGGTTTACGCGAGCGAGTGGCCGGCGGGCGGGGACGAGGTGACGTTCGACGCCCCGCCTACAGATGAGGAGGTCCACGCCGCCGTCGCCAGCATCCAGCA GGTATTTGAGAATCCTTCGGGTGTGGAATCTGATGCACTCGAGTTACAAGCGCTCGCACTGCCCGTCGCAGGACTCTCTTCATCTGGGATGTTTGTTAACTATTTTGCTGCCGATTCTGATGCATCCGAGAAGCAAACCATCCAAATAGCCAACTTAGGGAATTCTCCATCCAACATTGGATTAGACGATTGCACTGAACCTGGCACACTTGCACTTAACTCAACTGCTCTTATGACAAGGGAACATCAAAATGTACTGGATGCATTCCAGCTGTTGAAAGAAGATGCCTCTGTTCAG AAAATGGTTATGGCCTTGTCAACTGATAAGGCTGTATGGGACGCTGTCATGAACAATGAGGTAGTGCAAGAATTTAAGAAATCCTTCCAGGATG CTAAGGAAACTGATAACAAGGGGAGCTCTAGTGCTCCTCCTGGAATGATGCAATGGGTCCTGGAGAACACCCAGGCGAAGATCAAGGAGTTCCTTGAGAAGATACTTCAGCTCGTGCACACGCTCTTCCAGGCCCAGAGCATGGACTACGATTTCTCTGACGATGTAGTGAGAATGTCCTTCATGCTCTCGGTGTTCGTCTTCATCGTCGTAACAATAGCTCGCATAAAGTGA
- the LOC119361072 gene encoding carotenoid cleavage dioxygenase 7, chloroplastic-like has product MAICAIATMHAVVHHGYHPPLHAPPPRRLVRAAVRGTAGATAATATEPDTLSSAFWDYNLLFRSQRAETSAPVQLRVTEGAIPPDFPAGTYYLAGPGMFSDDHGSIVHPLDGHGYLRSFRFHPDDGVHYAARYVETAAKTEEKGDGASWRFTHRGPFSVLQGGHRVGNVKVMKNVANTSVLWWGGRLLCLWEGGMPYELDPKTLETVGPFDLLALGDRADGASPARRRLGHRRRPWLAEAGLDVATRLLRPVLSGVFSMPPKRLLAHYKVDPKRNRLLMVACNAEDMLLPRANFTFYEFDAGFRLVQRREFVLPAHLMIHDWAFTDSHYVVLGNRIRLDIPGSMLAMTGTHPMIAALALDPSSRTTPVYLLPRSTEAVASGRDWTVPVEAPSQMWSLHVGNAFEEDNGRGGLDLHLHMSGCSYDWFHFHRMFGYNWKNKKLDPSFMNAVKTKEMLPRLVKVAIELDKRGGAYRRCTVKRLSDQWNRPADFPAINPGYANKRNRFIYAGAASGSRKLLPYFPFDSVVKVDVSNGSARRWSSEGRKFVGEPIFIPTGGGEEDHGYVLLVEYAVSEDRCNLVVLDARKIGKRGALVAKLEVPKHLTFPMGFHGFWADE; this is encoded by the exons ATGGCGATATGCGCGATCGCGACCATGCACGCCGTCGTGCACCACGGCTACCACCCTCCTCTCCACGCCCCGCCACCGCGCCGGCTCGTCCGCGCCGCCGTCCGCGGCACGGCCGGCGCCACCGCTGCCACGGCGACGGAGCCAGACACGCTGTCGTCGGCGTTCTGGGACTACAACCTCCTTTTCCGGTCACAGCGCGCCGAGACGTCCGCCCCCGTGCAGCTCCGCGTCACCGAGGGCGCCATCCCGCCGGACTTCCCGGCCGGCACCTACTACCTCGCCGGGCCCGGCATGTTCTCCGACGACCACGGCTCCATCGTCCACCCGCTCGACGGCCACGGCTACCTCCGCTCCTTCCGCTTCCACCCTGACGACGGCGTCCACTACGCCGCACG GTACGTGGAGACGGCGGCGAAGACGGAGGAGAAGGGGGACGGCGCGTCGTGGAGGTTCACGCACCGGGGCCCCTTCTCGGTGCTGCAGGGCGGGCACAGGGTGGGCAACGTGAAGGTGATGAAGAACGTGGCCAACACCAGCGTGCTCTGGTGGGGCGGCCGGCTGCTCTGCCTCTGGGAGGGCGGCATGCCGTACGAGCTCGACCCCAAGACGCTGGAGACCGTCGGCCCGTTCGACCTGCTCGCGCTAGGCGACCGCGCCGACGGGGCGTCCCCTGCGCGGCGCCGCCTGGGGCACCGCCGGCGGCCCTGGCTGGCGGAGGCCGGGCTCGACGTGGCCACCCGCCTGCTGCGCCCCGTTCTCAGTG GCGTGTTCAGCATGCCGCCCAAGCGGCTGCTGGCGCACTACAAGGTCGACCCCAAGCGCAACCGGCTGCTCATGGTGGCCTGCAACGCCGAGGACATGCTCCTCCCGCGGGCCAACTTCACTTTCTACG AGTTCGACGCGGGCTTCAGGCTGGTGCAGAGGCGGGAGTTCGTCCTGCCGGCGCACCTCATGATCCACGACTGGGCCTTCACCGACTCCCACTACGTCGTCCTTGGCAACAGGATCAGGCTCGACATCCCGGGGTCGATGCTGGCCATGACGGGCACGCACCCCATGATCGCGGCGCTGGCGCTGGACCCGAGCAGCCGGACCACGCCGGTCTACCTGCTGCCGCGCTCCACGGAGGCCGTGGCCAGCGGCCGCGACTGGACCGTGCCCGTCGAGGCGCCGTCGCAGATGTGGTCGCTGCACGTCGGCAACGCCTTCGAGGAGGACAACGGCCGCGGCGGCCTCGACCTGCACCTGCACATGTCGGGCTGCTCCTACGACTGGTTCCATTTCCACAGGATGTTCG GTTACAACTGGAAGAACAAGAAGCTGGACCCTTCCTTCATGAACGCCGTAAAGACCAAGGAAATGCTGCCTCGCCTCGTGAAG GTGGCAATTGAGCTCGACAAGAGAGGAGGAGCATACCGGAGATGCACCGTGAAGAGATTGTCCGATCAGTGGAACAGACCGGCAGACTTCCCCGCGATAAATCCAGGCTATGCCAACAAGAGGAATAGGTTCATTTACGCGGGTGCTGCCTCCGGTTCTCGCAAACTACTCCCATATTTTCCGTTTGACAGTGTGGTGAAGGTCGATGTCTCGAATGGGTCAGCGAGGCGCTGGTCATCCGAGGGGCGCAAGTTCGTCGGGGAGCCGATCTTCATCCCCACCGGCGGTGGGGAGGAGGATCACGGCTATGTTCTTCTTGTAGAG TATGCAGTATCCGAGGACAGATGTAACCTGGTGGTGTTGGATGCAAGAAAGATAGGGAAAAGAGGCGCACTTGTGGCAAAACTTGAAGTGCCAAAGCACCTCACCTTCCCAATGGGATTCCATGGGTTTTGGGCTGATGAATGA